The following DNA comes from Halorhabdus tiamatea SARL4B.
TGCTCACATCAATGGGTTCGTGTATCATCTGCGGTACGTCTGTCGAAGGGCACATCTGTGACATCCACGAGGAAGACGCGGTCTTCGAGTTCCGCGGGAGTACACCCGAGCAGTTGACGCCGGGTCGATACTACCGCGGGACAGTCGACGGCTTCGCCGAGTTCGGCGTCTTCGTCGACATCGGCGATAGCGTCACTGGACTGTTACACGAGAGTGAACTGGATAGTCGACTGGAGAGCCTCGACTGGCAACCCGGCGATACCGTCTACGTGCGCGTCACGAACGTGCGCGACAACGGCAACGTCGACCTCAGCTGGTCGATCCGCCAGGCCGACGAGGAGTTCCGCGGGGTCCTCATCGACGATCCTGACGAAGACCACGAGTTGTTGCCCGAAGAGACCGACGAACCGGTCGAAGACGAATCGACGCCCGACAGCGCTGAATCGGCCGAGACCGAATCGACGGCGTCCGAACAGACTGAAGCAACGTCAGCAGGGGCTGTCCGAACGCGCGAGGACTCCCAGACTGGCGGTGGAACCGTCGGCGCGGAAGAGACGGAGTCGGAGACAGTATCGGCGACAACGGAAGCGACTACCGATACTGCTGAGACGACGGACGACGAAGCCGACGCGACCGAAACCGAACGGACGCCCGAACCGCCGAGCGTCGACGTCGGCGACCTCGACGGCTGGATCGGTGACACCGTTCGAATCACCGGCGAAATCGTCGACGCCCGCCAGACGAGTGGCCCGACGGTGTTCGAACTCCGAGATGGTACCGGAACCGTCGACTGCGCCGCGTTCGTCGAGGCCGGCGTCCGCGCGTATCCGAGCGTCGAGGAAGGAGCCGTCGTCGAGATCGACGGCGAAGTCCGGGAACGCCGCGGCGAACTCCAGGTCGAGACTGAGGAACTCGAACTGTTCGAGGGCGAGCAACGCGAGGCAGTCCTCGACGAAATCGAGTCGACGCTCAGCGAGCGCGCCCGGCCCGACGAGATCGAACTCCTCGTCGACGACGAGGCGGTCGCCGCCGAGAGCGAGTCGATCCGGGACGTCGTCGGCGAGATCCGCCGAGCAGTCCTCGAAGACCGCCCCGTGATCGTCCGCCACAGCGCCACGACCGACGGGTACGTCGGTGGGGCGGCGATCGAACGCGCTGTCCTCCCGCTGGTTCGCGATCGTCACGACCGTCGTGACGCGGAGTACCACTACATCGACCGGCGACCGCTGGAGGGTGACGTCTACGGCCTCGACGACGCGACGACCGACGTGACCCGCATGCTCGGCGACCGCGAGCGTCACGACGAGAACCTCCCGCTACTGGTGTTCGTCGCCGTCGGCGGGACCGAGGAGTCCCTCGACGGCTTCGAGTTGCTCGACGTCTATGACGCCCAGCGTGTCGTCGTCGATACCGTCGTCGAGCCGGCCATCGCCGGGGCGGTCGACGCCGCACTCGCCCCCCATGCCGACGCGACCGCGGTCGACATCGCCGACGGGACGACCCGCGGCCCGACCGCGAGCGCACTGGCGGCGACAGTCGGCGCACACGTCGAGGAAGATGTCCGCTCGGAACTGCGCCACCTGCCGGCTGTGAGCTACTGGGGCGAGGTTTCCGAGGCCTACGCTGAGGCCGCCGCTGACGCCGGCTACGACGAGACCGCCGTCAGCGAAATCCGCGAGGCAGTCGCCCTCGAGGCCTACTACCAGTCCTACGAGGACAAGCGCGAACTCGTCACGGACCTGCTCTTTGGCGGTCGCGAGACGACCGACGCCGACGTGCGCGGGCTGGCGAGTCACGTCAGCGAGCAGTTCCGTGAGAAACTCGACGTCGCCGTCGAGACAGCGCAGGCGAATCTCGAACGCCGAACCGTCGATGGCGAGACGATCGGCGTCCTCGACATCGATCGCTTCACCCACACCTACGACTTCCCGCCGGCAACCCTGTTGCTCGACGAACTCTACCGTCGGAGTGACGGCCTGACGGCGATCGTCGGCGTCGAGGCGGACGAACTCCACGTCCGGAGCGGCCACGAACTCGACGTGCGTGAACTCGTCGAGACGGCCGACGAGACCGTCGAAGGGGCCGACCTCGAACCGCTCAGCACCCGTTCACACCGCATCGAGTTCCTGGCTGGACAGCGCTCGACCGTCGTCGACGCCGTGCTTGAGGCGATCGTCGACAGCATCTGAGCGGACTGCGGTGGATTTTCAGCCTGCTCGAATGCCAGTAGCGACACGCTTATTCGAACGAAACAGCGACAGTGAGCCACTGCAATGAGTACCGATGCGCCCGATGCGGTCGAGGATCCGTTCGAACGCGCCTGCGAGGAGTTGATCGACCGGATTCTGAACGGCGACCTCGACCGCGACGGCCTCGAAGCTGCCAAACGCGACGTCTGCTCGAAGCACTCCTCGCCGACGGTGCCGAAGAACTCGGACCTGCTCGATCGGGCACCCGACGGCCGACGCGAGGAGCTGGCGGCTGTCGTGCGGCGCAAGCCGATGCGAACGGCCTCGGGCGTCTCCCCGGTCGCGATCATGACCTCGCCCGAGCGATGCCCTCACGGGAAGTGTCTGTACTGCCCAGGTGGGCCGGACTCGGAATTCGAAAGCTCACAGAGCTACACCGGCCAGGAGCCCGCCGCGGCTCGTGGGGTCCAGAACGACTACGACCCCTACGGACAGGTGACGCTCCGACTCCACCAGCTCCGGAAGAT
Coding sequences within:
- a CDS encoding OB-fold nucleic acid binding domain-containing protein, producing MGSCIICGTSVEGHICDIHEEDAVFEFRGSTPEQLTPGRYYRGTVDGFAEFGVFVDIGDSVTGLLHESELDSRLESLDWQPGDTVYVRVTNVRDNGNVDLSWSIRQADEEFRGVLIDDPDEDHELLPEETDEPVEDESTPDSAESAETESTASEQTEATSAGAVRTREDSQTGGGTVGAEETESETVSATTEATTDTAETTDDEADATETERTPEPPSVDVGDLDGWIGDTVRITGEIVDARQTSGPTVFELRDGTGTVDCAAFVEAGVRAYPSVEEGAVVEIDGEVRERRGELQVETEELELFEGEQREAVLDEIESTLSERARPDEIELLVDDEAVAAESESIRDVVGEIRRAVLEDRPVIVRHSATTDGYVGGAAIERAVLPLVRDRHDRRDAEYHYIDRRPLEGDVYGLDDATTDVTRMLGDRERHDENLPLLVFVAVGGTEESLDGFELLDVYDAQRVVVDTVVEPAIAGAVDAALAPHADATAVDIADGTTRGPTASALAATVGAHVEEDVRSELRHLPAVSYWGEVSEAYAEAAADAGYDETAVSEIREAVALEAYYQSYEDKRELVTDLLFGGRETTDADVRGLASHVSEQFREKLDVAVETAQANLERRTVDGETIGVLDIDRFTHTYDFPPATLLLDELYRRSDGLTAIVGVEADELHVRSGHELDVRELVETADETVEGADLEPLSTRSHRIEFLAGQRSTVVDAVLEAIVDSI